A single window of Taeniopygia guttata chromosome 1, bTaeGut7.mat, whole genome shotgun sequence DNA harbors:
- the EMSY gene encoding BRCA2-interacting transcriptional repressor EMSY isoform X5 yields MPVVWPTLLDLSRDECKRILRKLELEAYAGVISALRAQGDLTKEKKDLLGELSKVLSISTERHRAEVRRAVNDERLTTIAHNMSGPNSSSEWSIEGRRLVPLMPRLVPQTAFTVTANAVANAAIQHNASLPVPAETGNKEVVVCYSYTSTTSTPTSTPVPSGSVATVKSPRPASPASNVVVLPSGSTVYVKSVSCSDDDEKPRKRRRTNSSSSSPVLLKEVPKAVTPVTKTITVPVSGSPKMSNIMQSIANSLPPHMSPVKITFTKPSTQTTNTTTQKVIIVTTSPSSTFVPNILSKSHNYAAVTKLVPTSVIASTTQKQPVVITASQSSVGSSSSCSTPSCAANTIAVTAVVSSTPSVVMSTVAQGVSTSAVKVASTRLPSPKGLVGNPTQILAQFPKQHQQSPKQQLHQVQQAQQQQQQPQQQQLVPCSVAQQQPQQSQLPAGIKPTIQIKQESGVKIITQQVQPSKILPKPVTATLPSSSNSPIMVVSSNGTIMTTKLVTTPTGTQATYTRPTVSPSLGARMAGTPGAATYVKTTSGSIITVVPKSLATLGGKIISSNIVSGRHMSTVVTGTTTKITTIPMTSKPNVIVVQKTTGKGTTIQGLPGKNVVTTLLNAGGEKTIQAVPAGAKPAIITATRPITKMIVTQPKGIGSTVQPATKIIPTKIVYGQQGKTQVLIKPKPVTFQATVVSEQTRQLVTETLQQASRVAETGNSSLPEVKEEPQTYTDSSSSSTESSQSSQDSQPVVHVIASRSQDWSEHEIPVDTNPTIIYQDVSSESQSATSTIKALLELQQTTAVKEKLESKPRQPTIDLSQMAVPIQMTQEKRHSPESPSIAVVESELVTEYITTVSHRSQPHQSSQPQRTLLQHVAQSQTATQTSVVVKSIPASSTGAITHIMQQALSSHTAFTKHSEQLGTEEGEVEEMDTLDPQTGLFYRSALTQSQAQKQQKLSQPQLEQTQLQVKTLQCFQTKQKQTIHLQADQIQHKLPQMPQLSIRHQKLTPLQQEQAQTKPDAQHPPHHMMAKERQLPTLVAQPQQTVVQVLAVKTTQQLPKLQQAPTAQKIYVQPQPPQSQMQLPASSEKQPASQASTETSVADILRVSMVEAHIDANIEHTIVDSPNKATSTNKPASEAESSPCTQGLRVAAVGMMAPSIPQQQTHTESSSSPPAVGPTLTERKLDAQGIPTTNQFIHIQHISQKKAEESSSEIVVQTIPHYPIPCHSSSNVVVEPSGLLELNNFTSQRLDDEETAMEQDVDSSTEDGTEPSPSQSSVEQS; encoded by the exons ATGCCTGTGGTGTGGCCTACTCTTCTGGACCTCAGCAGGGATGAGTGCAAGAGGATCCTTCGCAAACTGG AACTGGAGGCCTATGCAGGTGTCATCAGTGCCTTACGTGCACAGGGAGACCTtacaaaagagaagaaggatCTTCTTGGAGAACTCTCTAAAGTGCTTAG TATTTCAACAGAGCGACATCGTGCTGAAGTTCGGAGAGCAGTAAATGATGAACGACTAACAACGATTGCACACAA TATGTCTGGGCCCAACAGCTCTTCCGAGTGGTCCATAGAAGGGCGTCGACTGGTGCCGCTGATGCCACGGCTTGTTCCACAAACAGCTTTCACTGTGACCGCGAATGCTGTTGCCAATGCAGCCATTCAGCACAACGCCTCTCTTCCAGTTCCTGCAGAAACTGGAAACAAAGAAG tGGTGGTTTGCTATTCCTACACAAGTACCACTTCAACCCCAACATCTACCCCTGTTCCAAGTGGCAGTGTAGCAACAGTGAAGTCCCCCAGACCTGCCAGTCCGGCCTCCAATGTAGTCGTCTTGCCAAGTGGAAGTACTGTTTACGTCAAAA GTGTCAGCTGCTCAGATGACGATGAAAAGCCCCGCAAAAGACGGCGAACAAATTCTTCTAGTTCTTCCCCTGTTCTCCTGAAAGAAGTCCCGAAGGCAGTGACTCCTGTCACTAAAACTATCACAGTGCCTGTAAGTGGGAGCCCCAAAATGAGTAATATAATGCAGAGCATTGCCAACTCCTTACCACCACACATGTCGCCTGTGAAAATAACCTTCACTAAGCCCTCAACACAGACAACAAACACCACAACACAGAAG gtcaTAATAGTAACCACCTCTCCAAGCTCAACTTTTGTACCCAACATCCTTTCCAAGTCCCACAACTATGCAGCAGTTACAAAACTTGTCCCAACATCAGTCATTGCCTCAACTACTCAAAAGCAGCCTGTGGTTATCACTGCTTCCCAGTcctctgtgggcagcagcagcagctgctccactCCCTCCTGCGCTGCAAATACCATTGCTGTGACTGCTGTAGTGTCATCCACACCGTCAGTGGTTATGTCAACAGTAGCACAAG GTGTATCTACATCAGCAGTTAAAGTTGCCTCTACCAGACTACCTTCCCCAAAAGGTTTGGTTGGGAATCCAACTCAGATCTTAGCACAGTTTCCCAAACAGCATCAGCAATCtcccaagcagcagctgcaccaAGTCCAACAGgcccaacagcagcagcagcagccgcagcagcagcagctggtgccGTGTTCTgtagcccagcagcagccacagcagtcTCAGCTGCCAGCTGGCATCAAGCCCACCATTCAGATCAAACAGGAATCAG GTGTTAAAATAATCACTCAACAGGTGCAGCCCAGTAAAATCCTTCCCAAACCAGTTACAGCGACCTTGCCCAGCAGTAGCAATTCACCCATTATGGTGGTTAGCAGTAATGGGACTATCATGACAACTAAACTGGTCACTACTCCCACTG GAACTCAAGCAACTTATACACGGCCAACGGTGAGCCCCTCTCTGGGAGCTCGGATGGCTGGAACTCCAGGGGCTGCTACTTATGTGAAAACTACAAGTGGTAGCATCATTACCGTAGTACCAAAATCACTGGCTACTCTAGGAGGAAAGATCATCAGCAGTAATATTGTTTCTGGTAGGCATATGAGTACTGTTGTTACTG GAACTACAACCAAAATCACTACAATTCCAATGACATCTAAACCCAATGTGATTGTTGTGCAAAAAACTACTGGAAAAGGAACTACAATTCAAGGGCTTCCAGGCAAAAATGTTGTCACAACACTGTTGAATGCTGGG GGGGAGAAAACTAttcaggcagtgccagcaggagcaaAACCTGCTATCATCACTGCCACAAGACCCATCACAAAAATGATTGTTACACAGCCAAAAGGAATAGGGTCCACGGTCCAGCCAGCCACCAAAATCATCCCAACTAAAATTGTTTATGGTCAACAAGGGAAAACACAG GTCCTCATAAAACCAAAGCCAGTGACATTTCAAGCAACAGTTGTGAGTGAACAAACCAGACAGCTGGTGACTGAAACATTACAGCAGGCTTCAAGGGTAGCAGAGACAGGAAACTCATCTCTCCCAGAAGTGAAAGAAGAACCACAAACCTACACTGACAGTAGTTCTTCTTCTACAGAGtcttcccagagctctcaag ATTCTCAGCCTGTAGTCCATGTGATTGCTTCAAGAAGTCAAGATTGGTCAGAACATGAAATTCCTGTGGACACAAACCCTACAATAATTTACCAGGACGTATCCAGTGAATCTCAGTCAGCCACTTCCACAATAAAAGCTTTGCTGGAACTTCAGCAGACAACAG CAGTGAAGGAAAAGTTGGAGTCAAAGCCAAGGCAGCCTACCATTGACTTGAGCCAAATGGCTGTTCCAATCCAGATGACTCAAGAAAAGAGGCATTCTCCAGAAAGTCCTTCAATTGCTGTTGTAGAGTCAGAACTAGTGACTGAATATATCACAACTG TCAGTCATCGGTCCCAGCCCCACCAGTCATCTCAGCCCCAGAGGACTCTGCTGCAGCACGTGGCTCAGTCACAGACAGCAACGCAGACTTCTGTTGTGGTGAAATCTATTCCTGCATCCTCCACTGGCGCCATTACCCATATCATGCAGCAG GCCTTAAGCAGTCACACTGCATTTACCAAACACAGTGAACAACTTGGAACTGAGGAAGGAGAAGTGGAAGAGATGGACACCTTAGATCCTCAGACTGGCCTGTTTTACAGATCTGCCCTGACACAATCGCAggcacaaaagcagcaaaaactGAGTCAGCCACAGCTGGAACAGACTCAACTGCAAGTGAAAACTCTGCAGTGTTTCCAGACTAAGCAGAAGCAGACAATCCACCTGCAGGCTGATCAAATCCAGCACAAACTCCCACAAATGCCCCAACTTTCCATAAGGCATCAAAAGCTAACCCCCCTGCAGCAAGAGCAAGCACAGACCAAACCAGATGCACAGCACCCCCCACATCATATGATGGCCAAAGAAAGGCAACTCCCTACCTTagtggcacagccacagcaaactGTAGTACAGGTGCTTGCAGTAAAAACCACGCAGCAGCTGCCCAAACTGCAACAGGCACCAACGGCACAAAAAATCTACGTGCAACCCCAGCCCCCCCAGAGTCAAATGCAGCTACCTGCCTCTTCAGAGAAACAGCCAGCAAGCCAG GCATCTACGGAGACATCAGTAGCAGATATATTGAGAGTGTCTATGGTGGAAGCTCACATTGATGCAAACATAGAACATACCATAGTGGATTCCCCAAACAAGGCCACGTCCACTAATAAACCTGCTAGTGAAGCAGAGTCGTCACCTTGTACCCAGGGCCTGAGGGTGGCTGCAGTAGGGATGATGGCACCTTCCATCCCCCAGCAACAGACACATACAGAATCCAGCTCAAGTCCTCCTGCTGTTGGTCCTACTTTAACAGAGAGGAAACTCGATGCACAAGGAATACCTACAACAAACCAGTTTATACACATTCAGCATATATCACAAAAGAAAGCTGAAGAGAGCTCATCAGAAATTGTTGTCCAG
- the EMSY gene encoding BRCA2-interacting transcriptional repressor EMSY isoform X12 → MPVVWPTLLDLSRDECKRILRKLELEAYAGVISALRAQGDLTKEKKDLLGELSKVLSISTERHRAEVRRAVNDERLTTIAHNMSGPNSSSEWSIEGRRLVPLMPRLVPQTAFTVTANAVANAAIQHNASLPVPAETGNKEGVSCSDDDEKPRKRRRTNSSSSSPVLLKEVPKAVTPVTKTITVPVSGSPKMSNIMQSIANSLPPHMSPVKITFTKPSTQTTNTTTQKVIIVTTSPSSTFVPNILSKSHNYAAVTKLVPTSVIASTTQKQPVVITASQSSVGSSSSCSTPSCAANTIAVTAVVSSTPSVVMSTVAQGVSTSAVKVASTRLPSPKGLVGNPTQILAQFPKQHQQSPKQQLHQVQQAQQQQQQPQQQQLVPCSVAQQQPQQSQLPAGIKPTIQIKQESGVKIITQQVQPSKILPKPVTATLPSSSNSPIMVVSSNGTIMTTKLVTTPTGTQATYTRPTVSPSLGARMAGTPGAATYVKTTSGSIITVVPKSLATLGGKIISSNIVSGTTTKITTIPMTSKPNVIVVQKTTGKGTTIQGLPGKNVVTTLLNAGGEKTIQAVPAGAKPAIITATRPITKMIVTQPKGIGSTVQPATKIIPTKIVYGQQGKTQVLIKPKPVTFQATVVSEQTRQLVTETLQQASRVAETGNSSLPEVKEEPQTYTDSSSSSTESSQSSQDSQPVVHVIASRSQDWSEHEIPVDTNPTIIYQDVSSESQSATSTIKALLELQQTTVKEKLESKPRQPTIDLSQMAVPIQMTQEKRHSPESPSIAVVESELVTEYITTVSHRSQPHQSSQPQRTLLQHVAQSQTATQTSVVVKSIPASSTGAITHIMQQALSSHTAFTKHSEQLGTEEGEVEEMDTLDPQTGLFYRSALTQSQAQKQQKLSQPQLEQTQLQVKTLQCFQTKQKQTIHLQADQIQHKLPQMPQLSIRHQKLTPLQQEQAQTKPDAQHPPHHMMAKERQLPTLVAQPQQTVVQVLAVKTTQQLPKLQQAPTAQKIYVQPQPPQSQMQLPASSEKQPASQASTETSVADILRVSMVEAHIDANIEHTIVDSPNKATSTNKPASEAESSPCTQGLRVAAVGMMAPSIPQQQTHTESSSSPPAVGPTLTERKLDAQGIPTTNQFIHIQHISQKKAEESSSEIVVQTIPHYPIPCHSSSNVVVEPSGLLELNNFTSQRLDDEETAMEQDVDSSTEDGTEPSPSQSSVEQS, encoded by the exons ATGCCTGTGGTGTGGCCTACTCTTCTGGACCTCAGCAGGGATGAGTGCAAGAGGATCCTTCGCAAACTGG AACTGGAGGCCTATGCAGGTGTCATCAGTGCCTTACGTGCACAGGGAGACCTtacaaaagagaagaaggatCTTCTTGGAGAACTCTCTAAAGTGCTTAG TATTTCAACAGAGCGACATCGTGCTGAAGTTCGGAGAGCAGTAAATGATGAACGACTAACAACGATTGCACACAA TATGTCTGGGCCCAACAGCTCTTCCGAGTGGTCCATAGAAGGGCGTCGACTGGTGCCGCTGATGCCACGGCTTGTTCCACAAACAGCTTTCACTGTGACCGCGAATGCTGTTGCCAATGCAGCCATTCAGCACAACGCCTCTCTTCCAGTTCCTGCAGAAACTGGAAACAAAGAAG GTGTCAGCTGCTCAGATGACGATGAAAAGCCCCGCAAAAGACGGCGAACAAATTCTTCTAGTTCTTCCCCTGTTCTCCTGAAAGAAGTCCCGAAGGCAGTGACTCCTGTCACTAAAACTATCACAGTGCCTGTAAGTGGGAGCCCCAAAATGAGTAATATAATGCAGAGCATTGCCAACTCCTTACCACCACACATGTCGCCTGTGAAAATAACCTTCACTAAGCCCTCAACACAGACAACAAACACCACAACACAGAAG gtcaTAATAGTAACCACCTCTCCAAGCTCAACTTTTGTACCCAACATCCTTTCCAAGTCCCACAACTATGCAGCAGTTACAAAACTTGTCCCAACATCAGTCATTGCCTCAACTACTCAAAAGCAGCCTGTGGTTATCACTGCTTCCCAGTcctctgtgggcagcagcagcagctgctccactCCCTCCTGCGCTGCAAATACCATTGCTGTGACTGCTGTAGTGTCATCCACACCGTCAGTGGTTATGTCAACAGTAGCACAAG GTGTATCTACATCAGCAGTTAAAGTTGCCTCTACCAGACTACCTTCCCCAAAAGGTTTGGTTGGGAATCCAACTCAGATCTTAGCACAGTTTCCCAAACAGCATCAGCAATCtcccaagcagcagctgcaccaAGTCCAACAGgcccaacagcagcagcagcagccgcagcagcagcagctggtgccGTGTTCTgtagcccagcagcagccacagcagtcTCAGCTGCCAGCTGGCATCAAGCCCACCATTCAGATCAAACAGGAATCAG GTGTTAAAATAATCACTCAACAGGTGCAGCCCAGTAAAATCCTTCCCAAACCAGTTACAGCGACCTTGCCCAGCAGTAGCAATTCACCCATTATGGTGGTTAGCAGTAATGGGACTATCATGACAACTAAACTGGTCACTACTCCCACTG GAACTCAAGCAACTTATACACGGCCAACGGTGAGCCCCTCTCTGGGAGCTCGGATGGCTGGAACTCCAGGGGCTGCTACTTATGTGAAAACTACAAGTGGTAGCATCATTACCGTAGTACCAAAATCACTGGCTACTCTAGGAGGAAAGATCATCAGCAGTAATATTGTTTCTG GAACTACAACCAAAATCACTACAATTCCAATGACATCTAAACCCAATGTGATTGTTGTGCAAAAAACTACTGGAAAAGGAACTACAATTCAAGGGCTTCCAGGCAAAAATGTTGTCACAACACTGTTGAATGCTGGG GGGGAGAAAACTAttcaggcagtgccagcaggagcaaAACCTGCTATCATCACTGCCACAAGACCCATCACAAAAATGATTGTTACACAGCCAAAAGGAATAGGGTCCACGGTCCAGCCAGCCACCAAAATCATCCCAACTAAAATTGTTTATGGTCAACAAGGGAAAACACAG GTCCTCATAAAACCAAAGCCAGTGACATTTCAAGCAACAGTTGTGAGTGAACAAACCAGACAGCTGGTGACTGAAACATTACAGCAGGCTTCAAGGGTAGCAGAGACAGGAAACTCATCTCTCCCAGAAGTGAAAGAAGAACCACAAACCTACACTGACAGTAGTTCTTCTTCTACAGAGtcttcccagagctctcaag ATTCTCAGCCTGTAGTCCATGTGATTGCTTCAAGAAGTCAAGATTGGTCAGAACATGAAATTCCTGTGGACACAAACCCTACAATAATTTACCAGGACGTATCCAGTGAATCTCAGTCAGCCACTTCCACAATAAAAGCTTTGCTGGAACTTCAGCAGACAACAG TGAAGGAAAAGTTGGAGTCAAAGCCAAGGCAGCCTACCATTGACTTGAGCCAAATGGCTGTTCCAATCCAGATGACTCAAGAAAAGAGGCATTCTCCAGAAAGTCCTTCAATTGCTGTTGTAGAGTCAGAACTAGTGACTGAATATATCACAACTG TCAGTCATCGGTCCCAGCCCCACCAGTCATCTCAGCCCCAGAGGACTCTGCTGCAGCACGTGGCTCAGTCACAGACAGCAACGCAGACTTCTGTTGTGGTGAAATCTATTCCTGCATCCTCCACTGGCGCCATTACCCATATCATGCAGCAG GCCTTAAGCAGTCACACTGCATTTACCAAACACAGTGAACAACTTGGAACTGAGGAAGGAGAAGTGGAAGAGATGGACACCTTAGATCCTCAGACTGGCCTGTTTTACAGATCTGCCCTGACACAATCGCAggcacaaaagcagcaaaaactGAGTCAGCCACAGCTGGAACAGACTCAACTGCAAGTGAAAACTCTGCAGTGTTTCCAGACTAAGCAGAAGCAGACAATCCACCTGCAGGCTGATCAAATCCAGCACAAACTCCCACAAATGCCCCAACTTTCCATAAGGCATCAAAAGCTAACCCCCCTGCAGCAAGAGCAAGCACAGACCAAACCAGATGCACAGCACCCCCCACATCATATGATGGCCAAAGAAAGGCAACTCCCTACCTTagtggcacagccacagcaaactGTAGTACAGGTGCTTGCAGTAAAAACCACGCAGCAGCTGCCCAAACTGCAACAGGCACCAACGGCACAAAAAATCTACGTGCAACCCCAGCCCCCCCAGAGTCAAATGCAGCTACCTGCCTCTTCAGAGAAACAGCCAGCAAGCCAG GCATCTACGGAGACATCAGTAGCAGATATATTGAGAGTGTCTATGGTGGAAGCTCACATTGATGCAAACATAGAACATACCATAGTGGATTCCCCAAACAAGGCCACGTCCACTAATAAACCTGCTAGTGAAGCAGAGTCGTCACCTTGTACCCAGGGCCTGAGGGTGGCTGCAGTAGGGATGATGGCACCTTCCATCCCCCAGCAACAGACACATACAGAATCCAGCTCAAGTCCTCCTGCTGTTGGTCCTACTTTAACAGAGAGGAAACTCGATGCACAAGGAATACCTACAACAAACCAGTTTATACACATTCAGCATATATCACAAAAGAAAGCTGAAGAGAGCTCATCAGAAATTGTTGTCCAG
- the EMSY gene encoding BRCA2-interacting transcriptional repressor EMSY isoform X10, protein MPVVWPTLLDLSRDECKRILRKLELEAYAGVISALRAQGDLTKEKKDLLGELSKVLSISTERHRAEVRRAVNDERLTTIAHNMSGPNSSSEWSIEGRRLVPLMPRLVPQTAFTVTANAVANAAIQHNASLPVPAETGNKEGVSCSDDDEKPRKRRRTNSSSSSPVLLKEVPKAVTPVTKTITVPVSGSPKMSNIMQSIANSLPPHMSPVKITFTKPSTQTTNTTTQKVIIVTTSPSSTFVPNILSKSHNYAAVTKLVPTSVIASTTQKQPVVITASQSSVGSSSSCSTPSCAANTIAVTAVVSSTPSVVMSTVAQGVSTSAVKVASTRLPSPKGLVGNPTQILAQFPKQHQQSPKQQLHQVQQAQQQQQQPQQQQLVPCSVAQQQPQQSQLPAGIKPTIQIKQESGVKIITQQVQPSKILPKPVTATLPSSSNSPIMVVSSNGTIMTTKLVTTPTGTQATYTRPTVSPSLGARMAGTPGAATYVKTTSGSIITVVPKSLATLGGKIISSNIVSGRHMSTVVTGTTTKITTIPMTSKPNVIVVQKTTGKGTTIQGLPGKNVVTTLLNAGGEKTIQAVPAGAKPAIITATRPITKMIVTQPKGIGSTVQPATKIIPTKIVYGQQGKTQVLIKPKPVTFQATVVSEQTRQLVTETLQQASRVAETGNSSLPEVKEEPQTYTDSSSSSTESSQSSQDSQPVVHVIASRSQDWSEHEIPVDTNPTIIYQDVSSESQSATSTIKALLELQQTTAVKEKLESKPRQPTIDLSQMAVPIQMTQEKRHSPESPSIAVVESELVTEYITTDSGRQHCIGSHSEEYLHNHIVSHRSQPHQSSQPQRTLLQHVAQSQTATQTSVVVKSIPASSTGAITHIMQQALSSHTAFTKHSEQLGTEEGEVEEMDTLDPQTGLFYRSALTQSQAQKQQKLSQPQLEQTQLQVKTLQCFQTKQKQTIHLQADQIQHKLPQMPQLSIRHQKLTPLQQEQAQTKPDAQHPPHHMMAKERQLPTLVAQPQQTVVQVLAVKTTQQLPKLQQAPTAQKIYVQPQPPQSQMQLPASSEKQPASQASTETSVADILRVSMVEAHIDANIEHTIVDSPNKATSTNKPASEAESSPCTQGLRVAAVGMMAPSIPQQQTHTESSSSPPAVGPTLTERKLDAQGIPTTNQFIHIQHISQKKAEESSSEIVVQTIPHYPIPCHSSSNVVVEPSGLLELNNFTSQRLDDEETAMEQDVDSSTEDGTEPSPSQSSVEQS, encoded by the exons ATGCCTGTGGTGTGGCCTACTCTTCTGGACCTCAGCAGGGATGAGTGCAAGAGGATCCTTCGCAAACTGG AACTGGAGGCCTATGCAGGTGTCATCAGTGCCTTACGTGCACAGGGAGACCTtacaaaagagaagaaggatCTTCTTGGAGAACTCTCTAAAGTGCTTAG TATTTCAACAGAGCGACATCGTGCTGAAGTTCGGAGAGCAGTAAATGATGAACGACTAACAACGATTGCACACAA TATGTCTGGGCCCAACAGCTCTTCCGAGTGGTCCATAGAAGGGCGTCGACTGGTGCCGCTGATGCCACGGCTTGTTCCACAAACAGCTTTCACTGTGACCGCGAATGCTGTTGCCAATGCAGCCATTCAGCACAACGCCTCTCTTCCAGTTCCTGCAGAAACTGGAAACAAAGAAG GTGTCAGCTGCTCAGATGACGATGAAAAGCCCCGCAAAAGACGGCGAACAAATTCTTCTAGTTCTTCCCCTGTTCTCCTGAAAGAAGTCCCGAAGGCAGTGACTCCTGTCACTAAAACTATCACAGTGCCTGTAAGTGGGAGCCCCAAAATGAGTAATATAATGCAGAGCATTGCCAACTCCTTACCACCACACATGTCGCCTGTGAAAATAACCTTCACTAAGCCCTCAACACAGACAACAAACACCACAACACAGAAG gtcaTAATAGTAACCACCTCTCCAAGCTCAACTTTTGTACCCAACATCCTTTCCAAGTCCCACAACTATGCAGCAGTTACAAAACTTGTCCCAACATCAGTCATTGCCTCAACTACTCAAAAGCAGCCTGTGGTTATCACTGCTTCCCAGTcctctgtgggcagcagcagcagctgctccactCCCTCCTGCGCTGCAAATACCATTGCTGTGACTGCTGTAGTGTCATCCACACCGTCAGTGGTTATGTCAACAGTAGCACAAG GTGTATCTACATCAGCAGTTAAAGTTGCCTCTACCAGACTACCTTCCCCAAAAGGTTTGGTTGGGAATCCAACTCAGATCTTAGCACAGTTTCCCAAACAGCATCAGCAATCtcccaagcagcagctgcaccaAGTCCAACAGgcccaacagcagcagcagcagccgcagcagcagcagctggtgccGTGTTCTgtagcccagcagcagccacagcagtcTCAGCTGCCAGCTGGCATCAAGCCCACCATTCAGATCAAACAGGAATCAG GTGTTAAAATAATCACTCAACAGGTGCAGCCCAGTAAAATCCTTCCCAAACCAGTTACAGCGACCTTGCCCAGCAGTAGCAATTCACCCATTATGGTGGTTAGCAGTAATGGGACTATCATGACAACTAAACTGGTCACTACTCCCACTG GAACTCAAGCAACTTATACACGGCCAACGGTGAGCCCCTCTCTGGGAGCTCGGATGGCTGGAACTCCAGGGGCTGCTACTTATGTGAAAACTACAAGTGGTAGCATCATTACCGTAGTACCAAAATCACTGGCTACTCTAGGAGGAAAGATCATCAGCAGTAATATTGTTTCTGGTAGGCATATGAGTACTGTTGTTACTG GAACTACAACCAAAATCACTACAATTCCAATGACATCTAAACCCAATGTGATTGTTGTGCAAAAAACTACTGGAAAAGGAACTACAATTCAAGGGCTTCCAGGCAAAAATGTTGTCACAACACTGTTGAATGCTGGG GGGGAGAAAACTAttcaggcagtgccagcaggagcaaAACCTGCTATCATCACTGCCACAAGACCCATCACAAAAATGATTGTTACACAGCCAAAAGGAATAGGGTCCACGGTCCAGCCAGCCACCAAAATCATCCCAACTAAAATTGTTTATGGTCAACAAGGGAAAACACAG GTCCTCATAAAACCAAAGCCAGTGACATTTCAAGCAACAGTTGTGAGTGAACAAACCAGACAGCTGGTGACTGAAACATTACAGCAGGCTTCAAGGGTAGCAGAGACAGGAAACTCATCTCTCCCAGAAGTGAAAGAAGAACCACAAACCTACACTGACAGTAGTTCTTCTTCTACAGAGtcttcccagagctctcaag ATTCTCAGCCTGTAGTCCATGTGATTGCTTCAAGAAGTCAAGATTGGTCAGAACATGAAATTCCTGTGGACACAAACCCTACAATAATTTACCAGGACGTATCCAGTGAATCTCAGTCAGCCACTTCCACAATAAAAGCTTTGCTGGAACTTCAGCAGACAACAG CAGTGAAGGAAAAGTTGGAGTCAAAGCCAAGGCAGCCTACCATTGACTTGAGCCAAATGGCTGTTCCAATCCAGATGACTCAAGAAAAGAGGCATTCTCCAGAAAGTCCTTCAATTGCTGTTGTAGAGTCAGAACTAGTGACTGAATATATCACAACTG ACTCAGGAAGACAACACTGTATTGGTTCACATTCGGAAGAATATCTACACAACCATATAG TCAGTCATCGGTCCCAGCCCCACCAGTCATCTCAGCCCCAGAGGACTCTGCTGCAGCACGTGGCTCAGTCACAGACAGCAACGCAGACTTCTGTTGTGGTGAAATCTATTCCTGCATCCTCCACTGGCGCCATTACCCATATCATGCAGCAG GCCTTAAGCAGTCACACTGCATTTACCAAACACAGTGAACAACTTGGAACTGAGGAAGGAGAAGTGGAAGAGATGGACACCTTAGATCCTCAGACTGGCCTGTTTTACAGATCTGCCCTGACACAATCGCAggcacaaaagcagcaaaaactGAGTCAGCCACAGCTGGAACAGACTCAACTGCAAGTGAAAACTCTGCAGTGTTTCCAGACTAAGCAGAAGCAGACAATCCACCTGCAGGCTGATCAAATCCAGCACAAACTCCCACAAATGCCCCAACTTTCCATAAGGCATCAAAAGCTAACCCCCCTGCAGCAAGAGCAAGCACAGACCAAACCAGATGCACAGCACCCCCCACATCATATGATGGCCAAAGAAAGGCAACTCCCTACCTTagtggcacagccacagcaaactGTAGTACAGGTGCTTGCAGTAAAAACCACGCAGCAGCTGCCCAAACTGCAACAGGCACCAACGGCACAAAAAATCTACGTGCAACCCCAGCCCCCCCAGAGTCAAATGCAGCTACCTGCCTCTTCAGAGAAACAGCCAGCAAGCCAG GCATCTACGGAGACATCAGTAGCAGATATATTGAGAGTGTCTATGGTGGAAGCTCACATTGATGCAAACATAGAACATACCATAGTGGATTCCCCAAACAAGGCCACGTCCACTAATAAACCTGCTAGTGAAGCAGAGTCGTCACCTTGTACCCAGGGCCTGAGGGTGGCTGCAGTAGGGATGATGGCACCTTCCATCCCCCAGCAACAGACACATACAGAATCCAGCTCAAGTCCTCCTGCTGTTGGTCCTACTTTAACAGAGAGGAAACTCGATGCACAAGGAATACCTACAACAAACCAGTTTATACACATTCAGCATATATCACAAAAGAAAGCTGAAGAGAGCTCATCAGAAATTGTTGTCCAG